One Diospyros lotus cultivar Yz01 chromosome 1, ASM1463336v1, whole genome shotgun sequence genomic window carries:
- the LOC127791814 gene encoding ABC transporter F family member 1-like isoform X2, whose protein sequence is MWSPMFNLVGPLVEEIESLSLTFHGHDLIVDSELELNYGRRYGLLGLNGCGKSTLLAAIGCRELPIPEHMDIFHLTREIEASDMSALQAVINCDEERVKLEKEAEALIGQEDGGGETLNRIYERLEAIDASTAEKRAAEILYGLGFSKKMQEKRTRDFSGGWRMRIALARALFMNPTILLLDEPTNHLDLEACVWLEETLKKFDRILVVVSHSQDFLNGVCTNIIHMQNKKLKPYTGNYDQYVQTRSELEENKMKQYKWEQEQIASMKEYIARFGHGSAKLARQAQSKEKTLAKMERGGLTEKVVRDRVLVFRFPDVGNLPPPVLQFVEVTFGYTPENLIYKNLDFGVDLDSRVALVGPNGAGKSTLLKLMTGELIPLDGMVRRHNHLRIAQFHQHLTEKLDLEMSALQYMIKEYPGNEEDRMRAAIGRFGLSGKAQVMPMKNLSDGQRSRVIFAWLAWRQPHMLLLDEPTNHLDIETIDSLAEALNEWDGGMVLVSHDFRLINQVAHEIWVCQNQTVTRWEGDIMGFKEHLRSKAGQSD, encoded by the exons ATGTGGTCCCCAATGTTCAACCTTGTTGGACCTCTTGTGGAGGAG ATAGAGTCTCTATCGCTAACTTTCCATGGACACGACCTTATAGTTGATTCTGAACTGGAACTCAATTATGGCAG ACGTTATGGTTTGCTTGGATTGAATGGCTGTGGGAAATCTACGCTCCTTGCTGCAATAGGATGCCGAGAGCTTCCCATTCCCGAACACATGGATATTTTTCACCTTACCAGAGAAATTGAAGCTTCTGACATGTCTGCACTTCAGGCTGTCATAAATTGTGATGAGGAGAGGGTGAAGTTGGAGAAAGAAGCTGAAGCTTTGATTGGGCAG GAGGATGGTGGTGGAGAAACTCTTAACCGCATTTATGAACGTTTGGAAGCTATTGACGCCTCAACTGCAGAGAAACGTGCTGCAGAGATCTTGTATGGTCTTGGTTTCAGCAAGAAGATGCAAGAGAAGAGAACGCGTGATTTCTCTGGTGGCTGGAGAATGAGAATTGCTTTAGCACGAGCTCTATTTATGAATCCAACTATCTTGTTGCTCGATGAACCCACCAATCACCTTG ATCTTGAAGCTTGTGTATGGTTGGAGGAAACTCTGAAGAAATTTGACCGCATTTTGGTTGTGGTTTCTCACTCTCAGGACTTCTTGAATGGTGTTTGCACTAACATCATCCACATGCAGAATAAGAAATTGAAGCCTTACACAGGAAACTATGATCAGTATGTTCAAACTCGCTCTGAGCtggaagaaaacaaaatgaaacaatacAAGTGGGAGCAGGAACAGATTGCTTCAATGAAGGAATATATTGCCCGATTTGGACATGGATCAGCAAAATTAGCCCGTCAGGCCCAGAGCAAAGAGAAAACACTAGCAAAAATGGAACGAGGTGGGCTGACAGAGAAGGTGGTGAGAGACAGGGTTCTGGTTTTTCGATTTCCTGATGTAGGAAATCTTCCCCCGCCTGTATTACAGTTTGTGGAAGTCACATTTGGTTACACACCTGAAAACCTGATCTACAAGAATCTCGACTTTGGGGTAGATTTGGACTCAAGAGTAGCTCTTGTGGGACCAAATGGTGCTGGGAAGAGTACATTGCTGAAGCTGATGACAGGTGAGTTGATTCCCCTTGATGGCATGGTCCGGCGGCACAACCATCTAAGGATTGCTCAGTTCCATCAACATTTGACGGAGAAACTTGACCTGGAAATGTCTGCTCTGCAGTATATGATAAAAGAGTACCCAGGAAATGAGGAAGACCGCATGAGAGCAGCAATAGGGAGGTTTGGGCTCTCGGGCAAAGCCCAGGTGATGCCCATGAAAAATTTGTCTGATGGGCAGCGAAGCCGTGTGATTTTTGCATGGTTGGCATGGAGACAGCCCCATATGCTGTTGCTGGATGAACCCACGAATCACTTGGATATTGAAACCATCGACTCTCTGGCTGAGGCATTGAACGAATGGGACGGTGGTATGGTTCTTGTAAGCCATGACTTCAGGCTCATTAACCAGGTAGCTCATGAGATATGGGTTTGTCAAAATCAAACTGTGACCCGGTGGGAGGGTGATATTATGGGATTCAAGGAGCACTTGAGGAGCAAAGCCGGGCAATCTGATTGA
- the LOC127814097 gene encoding uncharacterized protein LOC127814097, whose amino-acid sequence MAPRKDVTRSQVGANLEAPQQGENPPPPANPMPEDRLTRLENQVQQLTELLTGYLHQTEQHRSHVPSQRAEHQSPPPAREPRQSRQTGQEIHSSEAAGSTSAPSRERGTSQERRLRFLEKQALARANKYINAEEVMKVKRAEQPDRKEREKEKKKPAPEQKTDYRPSRAPDRPSFGGARGSPVNYTPLNTSRAEILLALEDKNYLRRPPPLKSPPNTRSKKKYCRFHRDHGHDTEDCIQLKEEIQELINRGYLRDFVGRGGTSSGKVEPKSEHRGRSPTRDRFRERSRTPPRREGKQPAEEGGQKFILYTLAAGTVPGSHSTAPKSTVKEGVVITFSEEDLPSYPSYSDPLVITAQVGEWEMRRILVDPGSSSEILYKRAFLGMGFTLDQLRPVRVPLVGFDGMVIHSEGLIRLPLTVGSGPHKSRVTLDFLVADVPSAYNMILGRSGLSALRAVPSTYHMVLKFPTSGGIGKVRGDQRQARECYVAFLSATMAKGSELDSRPNREAVPQAGQGQMETEQVRNPSIGAGQRSVREEGQNSAAPPTVVTSFILEGPEEPKTSEPVDELEEVPLGEELGRTVRISAKLQEPLRSEILSLLRRYQDVFAWSTLDMPGIDPAIMTHRLGLYSDCVPVRQRKRKFASERAKAIEAEVEKLMEANHIREVNYPEWLANVVLVSKGSGKWRLCIDFKDLNKACPKDSYPLPRIDALIDGTAGCQLMSFLDAFQGYHQIPLHPEDQEKTAFITDKATYCYRVMPFGLKNAEATYQRLVNKLFKAQLGRNMEAYVDDMLVKSLLAEQHPDDLEECLRTLRQYQMKLNPAKCAFGVTAGKFLGFMVHYRGIEANPSKIKAILEMPPPRSIKEVQRLTGRIAALGRFLSRSAERQLPFFKALTRVQNFAWTEECQEAFEQLKRCLVSPPVLAKPQPGESLYIYLAASDEAVSSVLVREEDKIQKPVYYVSKRLAGAEIRYTPTEKLAYALVISARKLRPYFEAHHIIVLSSQPLRHVLGKPDLSGRMLKWAVELSAFDIDYRPRPAIKAQALADFIVEGTLPDEANEGISQTWTLSVDGSSSVGGSGAGLLLQGPDGQAWPYALHFEFNASNNEAEYEALIAGLRLAEQMGVRDLEVYSDSNLIVQQVTGEFEAREDVMAQYLAIAKDLMARFRIVKINHVPRAQNAVADALSRIAASSFPRNSRAVYMESLPQKSIETEAEQLCVEGVESWMDPIVAHLTKGWLPEEELESRKLKRQAAKFLLVGSDLYKKSFTQPLLKCVGPVEADYILREIHEGICGSHIGARSLSQKALRQGYYWPTMMSDAGHLVQTCERCQKTSNLVHTPAAELTHLASPCPFARWGVDILGPFPLAAGQNKYLIAAIDYFTKWVEAEPVATITGRRVKQFLWKSIVCRFGIPRVLITDNGTQFEDRSVQEWCRELGIKQHFTSVAHPQANGQVELTNRTILQGLRARVEKADGQWVDELPSILWSYRTTPRTATGECPFTLCYGLEALIPVEIGVRSYRVEHFDPEINEQGLRCNLDLMDELRDLARIRQAAYNRRIARYYNRRVHARSFMPGDLVLRRFDVSHPRDMNKLTPNWEGPYRVVESLSFSSSNSNCPKDHTSSKKNPRVTSPRPFSKED is encoded by the exons ATGGCTCCCCGAAAAGACGTGACTCGCAGCCAGGTCGGAGCCAATCTAGAAGCCCCGCAACAAGGagagaatccaccacctccagcCAATCCCATGCCGGAGGACCGACTCACTAGGTTGGAAAACCAGGTCCAACAGctaactgagttgttgactggttatctaCACCAGACCGAACAACATCGTTCGCATGTGCCCTCTCAGCGGGCGGAGCATCAGTCACCTCCTCCTGCtcgggagcctcgtcaatcccgcCAGACGGGTCAGGAAATCCACTCCTCGGAGGCGGCAGGATCCACTTCTGCCCCCTCGCGAGAAAGAGGGACTTCGCAGGAGAGACGATTACGTTTCTTAGAGAAGCAA GCCTTAGCccgggctaataagtacatcaacGCCGAAGAagtgatgaaggtgaagcgggCGGAACAACCTgacaggaaagaaagagaaaaagagaagaaaaaaccgGCCCCAGAGCAGAAGACGGACTATCGTCCCTCCCGAGCTCCCGATCGCCCGAGTTTTGGGGGTGCACGTGGAAGCCCGGTGAATTACACTCCCCTGAATACAAGTCGAGCAGAGATTCTCCTGGCATTGGAGGATAAGAATTATTTACGGCGTCCTCCCCCGCTGAaatctccacccaacactcgaagtAAAAAGAAGTATTGTCGTTTTCACCGCGACCACGGCCATGATACTGAGGATTGCATCCaactgaaagaagaaatacaagAGCTTATCAACCGAGGATACCTTCGGGATTTCGTGGGTCGAGGAGGTACGAGCTCGGGCAAGGTAGAACCCAAGTCGGAGCATCGAGGGAGGTCTCCTACTCGAGATCGCTTTCGAGAGCGAAGTCGAACACCCCCCCGGAGAGAAGGAAAGCAGCCCGCCGAGGAGGGAGGACAGAAGTTTATCTTGTACACGCTGGCGGCAGGGACAGTTCCAGGGTCCCACTCAACTGCTCCCAAGAGCACGGTAAAGGAAGGGGTGGTCATCACATTCTCTGAGGAGGATCTTCCGAGTTATCCCAGCTATTCGGATCCTCTGGTAATCACTGCTCAAGTGGGAGAGTGGGAGATGAGGCGAATCCTCGTGGACCCAGGTAGCTCTTCAGAGATTCTCTACAAGAgggcattcctagggatggggttcACGCTCGATCAGCTAAGGCCAGTCCGTGTCCCATTGGTGGGTTTTGATGGAATGGTGATCCATTCTGAAGGTTTGATCCGGTTGCCCCTGACGGTCGGTAGTGGTCCTCATAAATCCCGAGTGACGTTGGATTTTTTAGTGGCAGATGTGCCCTCGGCGTACAATATGATCCTTGGTAGGTCTGGGCTTAGTGCTCTGAGGGCAGTACCGAGTACGTAtcacatggtgttgaaattccCTACTTCGGGAGGGATTggcaaggtaagaggagaccaGCGGCAGGCTAGGGAATGCTACGTGGCCTTCTTGAGTGCCACTATGGCCAAGGGGTCAGAGTTAGACTCAAGACCGAATCGGGAGGCGGTCCCTCAAGCTGGTCAGGGTCAGATGGAGACGGAACAGGTGAGAAACCCGAGTATTGGAGCAGGTCAGAGGTCAGTAAGGGAGGAGGGACAGAATTCCGCTGCCCCTCCCACTGTGGTTACTAGTTTCATCTTGGAAGGTCCGGAAGAGCCTAAGACTTCAGAGCCAGTGGATGAGCTCGAGGAAGTCCCACTGGGGGAAGAGCTCGGTCGGACGGTACGAATCAGTGCCAAGTTACAAGAGCCCTTGAGGTCCGAGATCCTTTCACTCCTACGCCGATATCAAGATGTGTTCGCATGGTCTACCCTAGATATGCCGGGGATAGATCCAGCGATCATGACACACCGCTTGGGGCTCTATTCGGATTGTGTGCCGGTAAgacaaaggaagaggaagtttgccTCGGAGCGGGCTAAAGCTATAGAGGCGGAGGTGGAAAAGCTTATGGAGGCTAATCATATTCGGGAAGTCAATTACCCAGAGTGGTTAGCCAACGTGGTTCTTGTCTCCAAGGGATCGGGAAAATGgaggctttgtattgattttaaagatctTAACAAGGCTTGCCCGAAAGACAGTTACCCCCTGCCCAGGATTGATGCGTTGATTGACGGAACAGCGGGGTGTCAGCTAATGAGCTTCCTGGATGCATTCCAGGGGTACCACCAAATCCCACTACACCCTGAAGATCAGGAAAAGACGGCCTTCATCACGGATAAGGCTACCTATTGTTACCGagttatgccctttgggctGAAGAACGCTGAAGCTACATATCAGAGGTTAGTCAACAAATTGTTCAAAGCTCAACTCGGTCGAAACATGGAGGCTTACGTGGATGACATGTTAGTCAAGAGTCTATTGGCTGAACAACATCCGGACGACTTGGAGGAGTGCCTCAGAACCTTACGCcagtatcagatgaagctcaacccggccAAGTGTGCCTTCGGGGTTACAGCTGGTAAATTCTTGGGGTTCATGGTGCATTACCGGGGAATTGAGGCTAACCCTTCGAAGATAAAAGCCATACTCGAGATGCCTCCCCCTCGAAGTATCAAAGAAGTGCAGAGGCTAACCGGGAGGATAGCAGCTTTAGGGAGGTTCTTGTCAAGATCTGCGGAAAGACAGTTGCCATTCTTTAAGGCCTTGACTCGAGTCCAGAATTTTGCATGGACAGAGGAATGCCAGGAGGCATTTGAGCAGCTGAAACGATGTCTAGTCTCCCCCCCAGTCCTGGCAAAACCACAGCCAGGAGAGTCACTATATATTTACCTAGCTGCCTCGGATGAAGCTGTCAGTTCGGTTTTGGTACGGGAGGAAGACAAAATCCAAAAGCCGGTCTATTATGTGAGCAAAAGGTTGGCTGGCGCTGAGATTCGTTACACTCCAACAGAAAAGTTGGCCTATGCCCTAGTCATCTCCGCTCGAAAGTTGAGACCCTACTTTGAGGCACACCACATTATCGTCCTATCAAGTCAGCCGCTGAGGCATGTGCTGGGAAAGCCGGACTTGTCGGGGAGGATGCTCAAATGGGCAGTAGAGCTGAGTGCTTTCGACATCGACTATCGACCTCGGCCGGCCATCAAGGCACAGGCTCTTGCCGACTTTATCGTGGAAGGCACCCTACCAGATGAAGCAAACGAGGGGATTTCCCAGACTTGGACTCTCTCTGTAGATGGCAGCTCAAGTGTCGGAGGCAGTGGCGCTGGATTACTACTGCAGGGCCCCGATGGCCAGGCTTGGCCGTATGCCCTCCACTTCGAGTTCAATGCCTCTAACAATGAGGCCGAGTATGAGGCGCTCATTGCCGGGCTCAGACTAGCGGAACAGATGGGAGTCAGGGATCTGGAGGTATATTCTGACTCAAATTTGATTGTGCAGCAGGTTACAGGAGAGTTCGAGGCTCGAGAGGACGTCATGGCCCAATACTTGGCGATAGCCAAGGATCTTATGGCACGATTTCGGATAGTGAAAATCAATCATGTCCCACGAGCGCAGAATGCAGTGGCGGATGCTCTCTCGAGGATAgctgcttcttccttccctAGGAATTCCCGAGCTGTTTACATGGAGTCGTTGCCCCAGAAGAGCATAGAGACTGAGGCAGAGCAGCTTTGCGTAGAAGGGGTTGAAAGTTGGATGGATCCCATCGTAGCACATCTGACCAAGGGATGGCTACCTGAGGAGGAACTGGAAAGTCGAAAACTCAAGCGCCAGGCTGCCAAGTTTCTACTGGTGGGATCAGACCTTTATAAGAAATCCTTCACTCAGCCGCTACTGAAGTGTGTGGGGCCGGTCGAAGCCGACTACATCCTAAGGGAAATCCACGAGGGGATTTGCGGCAGTCACATCGGAGCTCGGTCTCTCTCCCAGAAGGCACTTCGGCAGGGGTATTACTGGCCGACAATGATGAGCGATGCTGGGCATTTGGTCCAGACTTGTGAGAGATGCCAAAAAACCTCCAACCTGGTTCACACCCCGGCAGCCGAACTCACCCACCTGGCTTCACCCTGTCCGTTTGCCAGGTGGGGAGTCGATATCCTCGGGCCTTTTCCACTAGCGGCTGGACAGAACAAATACTTGATAGCAGCCATCGACTACTTCACTAAGTGGGTGGAGGCCGAGCCTGTGGCGACTATTACAGGTCGGAGGGTAAAACAGTTCCTTTGGAAATCCATCGTCTGCCGGTTTGGTATTCCAAGGGTACTAATAACTGACAACGGCACCCAATTCGAAGACCGGTCCGTGCAAGAATGGTGCCGAGAGTTGGGGATTAAGCAACATTTTACCTCGGTCGCCCATCCTCAAGCTAATGGGCAAGTAGAGCTTACAAACAGGACCATTCTACAAGGACTCCGAGCTCGGGTTGAAAAGGCAGACGGCCAATGGGTAGATGAGCTCCCCAGTATACTATGGTCTTATCGAACCACACCGCGAACGGCTACAGGAGAATGCCCTTTTACATTGTGTTATGGCTTGGAGGCTCTCATCCCTGTCGAGATTGGGGTGAGGAGCTATCGAGTGGAGCATTTCGATCCCGAGATTAACGAGCAAGGGCTAAGGTGCAACTTGGATTtgatggatgagctccgagaTCTGGCACGAATTCGACAAGCCGCATATAACCGGCGCATTGCTaggtactacaatcgacgagtccacgctaggagCTTCATGCCAGGAGACCTTGTCCTACGACGGTTCGACGTGAGCCATCCTCGGGAcatgaataaactaactccgaattgggaagggccgtacCGGGTGGTGGAATCCCTAA gCTTCTCTTCATCTAATAGCAATTGTCCAAAGGATCATACTTCAtcgaagaaaaatccaagggtcacgagccctaggccgttctCAAAAGAGGACTAA
- the LOC127786966 gene encoding auxin-responsive protein SAUR50-like, which yields MPRSPLFAPKAHSVSPESNSYCDMAELRINGSKKKTPGIVKLKNVAEKLQRSLLSARKAASDFFDDSEDICDSTNVPEDVKEGHFAVIAADKNELRRFIVPLSYLSHPSFLRLLEEAAEQFGFDHEGAVTVPCRPSELERMLSEHGGLATAGLGWGSRSSKTLLNSY from the exons ATGCCACGGTCTCCCCTCTTTGCGCCAAAGGCTCACTCAGTCTCTccgg aatCAAACAGCTATTGCGACATGGCTGAGCTTAGAATCAATGGCAGCAAGAAGAAGACGCCCGGCATTGTAAAGCTCAAGAACGTAGCGGAGAAGCTCCAAAGAAGCCTGCTCTCGGCCCGAAAAGCCGCCTCTGATTTCTTCGACGACTCCGAGGATATCTGCGACTCGACCAACGTGCCGGAAGACGTGAAAGAAGGCCACTTCGCTGTGATTGCGGCGGACAAGAACGAGCTCCGGAGATTCATCGTGCCGCTGAGTTATCTGAGCCACCCTTCCTTCTTGAGGCTGCTGGAAGAAGCGGCGGAACAGTTCGGCTTCGACCACGAGGGGGCGGTCACGGTGCCCTGCCGGCCGAGCGAACTCGAGAGGATGCTGTCGGAGCACGGCGGTCTAGCCACGGCCGGGCTTGGCTGGGGTTCACGCTCGTCTAAAACCCTATTGAACAGCTACTGA